The following are encoded in a window of Solidesulfovibrio magneticus RS-1 genomic DNA:
- a CDS encoding iron-sulfur cluster assembly scaffold protein translates to MNAEATTAKTRLTVKPLDNYTIEGTSECSACGRAVKMQLLIENDIIVDAGGTVESCGYSRECMAALCATVKGMSVLDAQTVSSEDFQPLMTRVIEKLGCDNWCVAALRIALRNYRLREAA, encoded by the coding sequence ATGAACGCCGAAGCCACCACCGCCAAGACCCGCCTGACCGTGAAGCCCCTGGACAACTACACCATCGAAGGCACCAGCGAATGTTCCGCCTGCGGACGCGCCGTGAAGATGCAGCTTCTTATCGAAAACGACATCATCGTCGACGCCGGCGGTACGGTCGAGAGCTGCGGCTACAGCCGCGAGTGCATGGCCGCTCTGTGCGCCACCGTCAAGGGCATGAGCGTTCTGGACGCCCAGACCGTGTCCAGCGAAGATTTCCAGCCGCTGATGACCCGCGTCATCGAAAAGCTCGGCTGCGACAACTGGTGTGTGGCGGCGTTGCGCATCGCCCTGCGCAACTATCGCCTCCGGGAAGCGGCCTAG